The Spirosoma sp. SC4-14 DNA window AAGTATACCGTGTCGCCAGCGCGTAAGGTTGGGTCGGTAGCGTCGATGCGTTCGGAGGCTTTTTGGGGGTCGATGAGTTTACGGCGTTGGGCTGCATACGCTTTACTGAGCAGAGCCTCAACGGGTATTTTCGAAAAATCAGGATCGGCATAATAGCGGGCCCGATCCTCAAAAGCCAGTTTTTTCGCTTCAACCAAAAGATGTAAATAATCGGCGCTATTGTGTCCCAGGCTTTTCAGGTCGTAGCCTTCCAGAATGTTCAGCATCTGAAGCACCGCAATCCCCTGGCCATTAGGAGGAAGTTCATAAACCATATACCCCCGATAATCGACCGATACCGGATCGACCCAGGTGCTGTGCGTATTGGCCAGATCGTCTTTGCGCAGATAGATCCCGGTTCGTTTGGCGTACTGCTCCATAGCATCGGCTACCGGGCCATTGTAGAATCCATCGCGGCCCTGTCGGGCAATTATTTCGTAGGTTGCAGCCAGGTCAGGGTTTCGGAATAGTTGCCCTTCGACCGGTGCTTTCCCATCGATGAGGAACGTTTTTCGGAAATTGCCGAATTCGCCAACAATAGCCTCATTGTCGGCCAGCCGGTTGGCGGCTACCTGCCACGAATAGGCGATGACCTGTGGCACCGGCACTCCTTCGCGGGCATAGCGGATGCTGGGAGCGAGCAGCGACGCAACCGGGAGTTTGCCAAATCGCTTATGGAGTTCGAACCAGCCATCTACCGCTCCCGGCACCGATACCGATAGAGGGCCATAAAGCGGAATTTGAGTGCGATTGCCCAGCACAGCTTTTAGTTTTTCATACGTGAGCCCTTTGGGCGATCGGCCGCTGGCATTCAGTCCATACAGCCTATGGTCTTTGGCCGACCAGACAATGGCAAACAGATCGCCACCAATGCCGCCGTTGTTGGGTTCAATTACACCAAGGGCGGCATTGGCTGCAATGGCCGCATCGACCGCCGTACCGCCCTGTTTCAATACGTCCAGGCCGATCTGCGTGGCCAGTGGATGGCTGGTGGCTACCATGCCATGTTTGCCGAGCACCGGACTCCGGGTGGCAAAATTAGGTCCGGTGATGCGGTCGCCTTTGCCCGTTATTGACTGAGCAGGCAGCGAATAAACGGCAGATGCGAACAGGAGAGTCGCAAGACCAGTTTGTCGTAGTTTCATAGATGAAGGAGGTCAGTAAAAAAAACTTCCCGAAACGGGGTCGGTCTCGGGAAGTTGGTTAGGCAGTTCCGTAAGTTTCTGATAAGTGGTCAGTCCTAAAAAGTTTTCAAAACCTTTTAGGACTGACCACTAGCCTTTCACTTTTTTCAGATAGGCGATGCTTAGCGGCACCTGAACATCTTCCTGATTGCTCTCGTCTTCAATATAATAATGTTTAATACCGGCTTTTTTTGCTGCTTTCAGCACGGCAGGCATATCGATCTGACCATCGCCCAGTACGACATCGTTTTCGGGAGGTGTGCCACCACTGAGGTCGCCTTTAATACCTTTTTTGAGGTCTTTCAGGTGCATCAGCTTCCAGCGGCTACCGTATTTTTCTAACAGCTTCACCGGATTCGCTCCACCATGCGTAGCCCACAGAATATCCATTTCGAACGAAACATACCTCGGGTCGGTATGCTGCACGATATAATCGAACAGGGTGCCGTTTTCGTAAGGACCGAATTCGTAACCATGATTGTGGTAGCAGAACGTAATGTCGTTGTCTTTCAGGTATTTACCGGCTTTATTGAAAACCTCGACAGCTTTTTTCGCATCGTCGATGGTGAACTTACTTTTTTCGTGGGGTATCCAGGCGCACATTACATACTCAGCTCCCAGTGCTTTGGCATTTTTAACAATGCTCTCGGGGTCTTTAGTAAGTTGGTCGTAGCCAGCGC harbors:
- the ggt gene encoding gamma-glutamyltransferase, with the protein product MKLRQTGLATLLFASAVYSLPAQSITGKGDRITGPNFATRSPVLGKHGMVATSHPLATQIGLDVLKQGGTAVDAAIAANAALGVIEPNNGGIGGDLFAIVWSAKDHRLYGLNASGRSPKGLTYEKLKAVLGNRTQIPLYGPLSVSVPGAVDGWFELHKRFGKLPVASLLAPSIRYAREGVPVPQVIAYSWQVAANRLADNEAIVGEFGNFRKTFLIDGKAPVEGQLFRNPDLAATYEIIARQGRDGFYNGPVADAMEQYAKRTGIYLRKDDLANTHSTWVDPVSVDYRGYMVYELPPNGQGIAVLQMLNILEGYDLKSLGHNSADYLHLLVEAKKLAFEDRARYYADPDFSKIPVEALLSKAYAAQRRKLIDPQKASERIDATDPTLRAGDTVYLTVADNEGNMVSLIQSNMLEFGSGMVPDGLGFVFHNRGTSFNLTPGHANVYAPGKRPFNTIIPGFATKNGKPFLSFGVMGGAMQPQGHLQVLCNIIDFGMNVQEAGDAARFSHSGSSEPIGTIMTDGGRLALESGISSEVRTELERRGHHLTKTDFFGGYQAILWDSVNHIYWGASEMRKDGQAAGY
- a CDS encoding sugar phosphate isomerase/epimerase, translating into MLKPAHSLFLIPALCATLTSVSAQSGKPLYTFPLGVESYTYRNQFPNGVAATLDKIKALGFTEMEGGAPKGLTPEEFKKMTDQRGIKITATGAGYDQLTKDPESIVKNAKALGAEYVMCAWIPHEKSKFTIDDAKKAVEVFNKAGKYLKDNDITFCYHNHGYEFGPYENGTLFDYIVQHTDPRYVSFEMDILWATHGGANPVKLLEKYGSRWKLMHLKDLKKGIKGDLSGGTPPENDVVLGDGQIDMPAVLKAAKKAGIKHYYIEDESNQEDVQVPLSIAYLKKVKG